A region from the Desulfobacterales bacterium genome encodes:
- the speA gene encoding biosynthetic arginine decarboxylase has translation MKLKSTLERWTIQDSTDLYQIQSWGAGYFRISEDGNVTVNPVLDKPELSVSLMDIVSGIVERGYEMPVLLRVENILESQISQLHESFRAAIKQNNYQGDFKGVYPIKVNQQQQVIEAITRFGARYHHGLEAGSKAELIAALSLLEDKEACLICNGYKDKDFVDLGLYAGKMGFKCFFVVEIPREVDLILERSRALNIRPLIGVRFKLSTQAGGHWTESGGDRSIFGLNTTQIVEVIEKIKENDMLDCLQLLHYHLGSQIPNIRDIRSAVLEACRVYSGMVNEGAAMKYFDIGGGLAVDYDGSHTNFTNSRNYTLDEYCSDIIESIMSTLDEEHVAHPTIITESGRATVAYYSVLLFNILDVNRVEDLTLPEKFPEDGPEEIRNLIEVLNTLSVKNIQECFNDAIYYRDLVRQLFRHGEISLRERSLAEKIFWHIVKKISLNIENMKYVPKDLESIDVALSDTYYANFSVFQSLPDSWAIGHLFPVMPIHRLDEMPTCKAILADITCDCDGKIDRFIDMHGVRHALSVHELQENKDYYLGVFLVGAYQETLGDLHNLFGDTNVVSIRVEETGEYTFVREQEGDSVADVLSYVEFDAKNMVERVRKTAEEAVQEKRITAQDRRDIMRAYEDGLRGYTYFER, from the coding sequence ATGAAATTGAAAAGTACTCTTGAAAGATGGACAATTCAGGATTCTACGGACCTTTATCAAATTCAGAGCTGGGGGGCAGGTTATTTCAGAATTTCCGAGGACGGTAATGTGACGGTCAATCCGGTTCTCGATAAACCGGAATTGTCTGTCAGCCTGATGGACATTGTGTCCGGTATCGTAGAACGGGGCTATGAAATGCCGGTTCTGCTTCGCGTCGAAAATATTCTGGAGTCCCAGATCAGTCAGCTTCATGAAAGTTTTCGTGCTGCAATAAAACAAAACAACTATCAAGGTGACTTTAAGGGGGTATATCCTATCAAGGTCAATCAGCAGCAGCAGGTCATCGAGGCGATCACCCGTTTCGGCGCCCGTTACCATCACGGCCTGGAGGCCGGAAGCAAGGCGGAACTGATTGCCGCCCTTTCACTTCTCGAGGATAAAGAAGCCTGTCTGATCTGTAACGGCTATAAAGATAAGGATTTCGTCGATCTGGGCCTCTATGCCGGCAAAATGGGATTTAAATGCTTTTTTGTGGTTGAGATACCCCGCGAAGTGGATCTGATTCTCGAACGCTCCAGAGCGCTCAATATCCGTCCCCTGATCGGCGTCCGGTTCAAGTTGTCCACTCAGGCCGGGGGACACTGGACCGAGTCCGGGGGGGACCGGAGCATTTTTGGCCTGAATACGACTCAGATTGTGGAAGTCATTGAGAAGATAAAAGAAAATGATATGCTGGATTGCCTGCAGCTGCTTCATTATCATCTGGGATCACAAATTCCCAATATCCGGGACATTCGTTCAGCGGTGCTGGAGGCTTGCCGGGTGTATTCAGGCATGGTCAACGAAGGGGCCGCCATGAAGTATTTTGATATCGGTGGCGGCCTTGCGGTGGATTATGACGGATCTCACACCAATTTTACCAACAGCCGCAACTACACGCTGGATGAGTATTGCTCAGATATCATCGAGTCCATCATGTCCACACTGGATGAAGAGCATGTAGCGCATCCGACCATTATCACTGAATCCGGCCGGGCCACGGTCGCTTATTATTCGGTGCTGCTGTTTAATATTCTGGATGTGAACCGTGTTGAGGATCTGACGCTGCCGGAAAAATTTCCGGAAGATGGGCCGGAAGAGATCCGGAATTTAATCGAAGTGTTAAATACCCTGTCGGTAAAAAATATTCAGGAATGCTTCAACGATGCAATTTATTATCGGGATCTGGTCCGGCAGCTGTTCAGGCATGGTGAAATTTCCCTGCGGGAGCGAAGTCTGGCTGAAAAGATTTTCTGGCATATTGTCAAAAAAATCAGCCTGAATATAGAAAATATGAAATATGTTCCCAAGGATCTGGAGTCGATTGATGTGGCCCTGTCCGATACGTATTATGCAAATTTCAGCGTATTTCAATCTCTTCCGGATTCCTGGGCCATCGGCCATCTGTTTCCGGTCATGCCCATTCACCGGCTGGATGAAATGCCGACCTGTAAGGCCATTCTGGCGGATATTACCTGCGACTGTGATGGAAAAATTGACCGGTTCATTGATATGCACGGGGTCCGGCACGCCCTTTCGGTTCATGAACTCCAGGAAAATAAAGATTATTATCTGGGGGTATTTCTGGTGGGGGCCTATCAGGAAACGCTGGGAGATCTGCATAACCTTTTCGGAGATACCAACGTGGTCAGCATCCGTGTGGAAGAAACTGGTGAATACACGTTTGTTCGTGAACAGGAGGGAGATTCCGTGGCTGACGTGCTCTCATATGTGGAGTTCGATGCCAAAAACATGGTGGAGCGGGTCCGCAAGACCGCCGAAGAGGCGGTTCAGGAAAAAAGAATTACGGCTCAGGACCGCCGGGATATCATGCGGGCCTATGAGGATGGTTTGCGCGGCTATACTTATTTTGAGCGATGA
- a CDS encoding M48 family metalloprotease yields the protein MKKQGIRFDTVLKKIFTAMMILALITGVVLPATAFGITIKQEEALSVEFMKMVRERYEFVEDPDIVNYVNSVGCTLTSVLPPQPFPFHFYVIRKDEFNAFAAPAGHIFIFTGLLKAMDSEEELAGIMAHEIAHATCRHISESIDQSKKTQIVSLAGIAAGILLGIGGAGELSQAATIGSLAGGQSIAMAYSREYEFQADRYGATYVTLAGYGPEGFLHSLEKIQNRNWFGDEIPTYLSTHPPAKERRNHIVAWRERTQLSGASVDNPARPDVFARTHTRIIALYGDETLAMNQFRNAIAKEPENAMAHYGYGLILARTGNRKDAITHLKAALEAKALDPYMLGDLGRIYYMDGQYEHALDLLDFSARPPSATVESLFYLGSCQMKMEKLDEAEKSLLALLKKDPEYVNAFHVLGEVYYKQDRKGESHYYLGLYYQDKREFKTAIFHLQQALKLTTDPDRKEKIEKKLASMQKKTVKDRNGPGKPDASQHSGF from the coding sequence ATGAAAAAACAAGGCATCAGGTTCGATACTGTTTTGAAAAAAATTTTTACGGCGATGATGATTCTGGCGTTGATCACAGGCGTTGTTCTGCCGGCAACGGCCTTTGGGATCACCATAAAACAGGAAGAGGCACTTTCCGTTGAATTTATGAAAATGGTTCGAGAGCGGTATGAATTTGTGGAAGATCCGGATATTGTCAATTATGTCAATTCAGTTGGCTGCACCCTGACCAGCGTGCTTCCGCCTCAACCGTTTCCGTTTCATTTTTACGTTATCCGGAAAGACGAATTCAATGCCTTTGCGGCGCCGGCGGGTCATATATTCATATTCACCGGTCTGCTCAAGGCCATGGACAGCGAGGAGGAACTTGCCGGAATCATGGCGCATGAGATTGCTCATGCAACCTGTCGCCACATATCCGAGAGTATCGATCAGTCTAAAAAGACCCAGATCGTCTCTCTTGCGGGTATTGCCGCAGGCATACTGCTCGGAATTGGCGGTGCGGGTGAACTTTCTCAGGCCGCAACCATCGGTTCACTGGCCGGAGGCCAGTCGATTGCGATGGCATACAGCAGAGAATATGAATTTCAGGCAGACCGGTACGGAGCAACCTATGTCACTCTTGCCGGATACGGGCCTGAGGGATTTCTCCATTCATTGGAAAAAATTCAGAACAGAAACTGGTTCGGAGACGAGATCCCGACGTATCTGTCCACTCACCCTCCGGCAAAGGAGCGGCGTAATCATATCGTGGCCTGGCGGGAACGGACTCAGCTTTCCGGCGCATCGGTCGATAATCCCGCAAGACCTGATGTGTTCGCCAGAACGCATACCCGGATTATTGCCCTTTACGGGGATGAAACTCTGGCGATGAATCAATTCAGGAATGCCATCGCCAAAGAACCGGAAAACGCCATGGCCCATTACGGCTACGGATTGATTCTGGCCAGAACCGGAAACCGGAAAGATGCCATTACCCATTTGAAAGCAGCGCTCGAAGCAAAAGCGTTGGATCCGTATATGCTCGGAGATCTGGGGCGTATTTACTATATGGATGGTCAATATGAGCATGCGCTGGATTTGCTTGATTTCAGTGCCCGGCCCCCGTCGGCCACGGTTGAGAGTCTGTTTTATCTCGGCAGCTGCCAGATGAAAATGGAAAAGCTGGATGAGGCGGAAAAATCGCTTCTTGCGCTGTTGAAAAAAGATCCGGAGTATGTAAATGCATTCCACGTTCTGGGCGAAGTCTATTACAAACAGGACCGGAAGGGCGAATCTCATTATTACCTGGGACTGTATTATCAGGATAAACGGGAGTTTAAAACGGCTATATTTCATCTTCAGCAGGCCTTGAAACTGACAACCGATCCGGACAGGAAAGAGAAAATCGAAAAAAAACTGGCGTCAATGCAGAAGAAAACAGTAAAAGATCGAAACGGACCGGGGAAGCCGGATGCAAGCCAGCATTCCGGTTTCTGA
- a CDS encoding class I SAM-dependent methyltransferase → MEKVTNWLRLWEQLAETQIKAFDRKKQHRGEDSWKHKAAHFESLVKEKWAKPDSSRQFLASILAENPGSTVLDIGAGTGAWSVFLAPFAAAVTAIEPSDAMGGILKKKLETENIDNIRLVKGSWPDVEVTPHDYVLAAHSMYCNTDFKAFIRKMISSTRKTCFLLLRALFADSIMARATQHIQGQPFDSPNFQVAYNALLQMDIYPNVLMETGAPWTPWASDSQKEALDEIKNRLGVQDTSEHDDFLISLLDVHLKEKDGKYIWPVGNRSALVYWDV, encoded by the coding sequence ATGGAAAAAGTAACAAACTGGCTCAGGCTGTGGGAACAGCTTGCAGAGACGCAAATCAAGGCTTTTGACCGGAAAAAACAACACCGGGGAGAGGATTCCTGGAAACATAAAGCCGCACACTTTGAAAGTCTGGTAAAAGAAAAGTGGGCAAAACCGGATTCCAGCAGACAGTTTCTGGCCTCAATCCTGGCAGAGAATCCGGGATCCACCGTATTGGATATCGGGGCCGGTACCGGCGCATGGAGTGTTTTTCTGGCACCGTTTGCTGCAGCGGTAACAGCGATTGAGCCCTCTGATGCCATGGGGGGAATATTAAAAAAGAAACTTGAAACGGAAAATATCGACAATATCCGTCTTGTGAAAGGCAGCTGGCCGGATGTGGAGGTAACGCCCCATGACTATGTACTGGCCGCGCACTCCATGTACTGTAATACGGATTTTAAGGCGTTCATCCGGAAAATGATATCATCTACCCGAAAAACCTGTTTTCTGTTGTTGAGGGCATTGTTTGCAGACTCAATCATGGCCAGGGCGACGCAGCATATCCAGGGACAGCCTTTTGACAGCCCCAATTTTCAGGTAGCCTATAACGCACTGCTTCAAATGGATATTTACCCGAATGTTCTTATGGAGACCGGCGCACCATGGACGCCCTGGGCAAGCGATTCTCAGAAAGAGGCCCTGGATGAAATAAAGAACCGGTTGGGGGTTCAGGACACCAGTGAACATGACGATTTTTTGATCTCTCTGCTGGACGTTCACCTGAAAGAAAAAGATGGAAAATATATCTGGCCGGTCGGTAACCGGTCTGCGCTCGTGTATTGGGACGTATAG
- a CDS encoding rhomboid family intramembrane serine protease → MNPERKRAVLCPGCNKLISSDESRCPYCGMRNPGAWWKHTAFIKGFKDAQWYVRIIIYMNVAMYLISLIIYPRESGFRFDPMSLVSPSNQNLLLLGATGTVPIDRLHRWWTLISANYLHGGIFHLLFNMVAFRQIAALIVQEYGVYRMVLIYHVCGICGFLLSYLAGVSFTIGASAAVCGLIGAAMYYGKSRGGTYGQMIYKQTGGWVISIILFGMLMPGINNWGHAGGFVSGAILAFLLGYHEKRKENLAHKMLAAACMTGTVGILIWSVMQALAY, encoded by the coding sequence ATGAATCCTGAACGCAAACGCGCGGTTCTGTGTCCCGGTTGCAACAAGCTGATCAGCAGCGATGAATCCCGCTGCCCTTACTGCGGCATGCGCAATCCGGGCGCATGGTGGAAACACACGGCCTTCATCAAAGGATTCAAAGATGCGCAATGGTATGTTCGAATTATCATTTACATGAATGTCGCCATGTATTTGATATCGTTAATTATTTATCCGAGGGAATCCGGGTTTCGGTTTGATCCCATGTCCCTGGTTTCCCCCTCGAATCAGAATCTTCTGCTGCTGGGAGCCACCGGAACGGTTCCCATCGACCGGCTGCACCGCTGGTGGACCCTGATTTCTGCCAATTATCTTCACGGGGGGATCTTTCATCTGCTGTTCAACATGGTGGCGTTTCGTCAGATAGCCGCTCTGATTGTTCAGGAATATGGCGTTTACCGGATGGTATTGATCTATCATGTTTGCGGTATCTGCGGGTTTTTGCTCTCGTATCTGGCCGGAGTTTCCTTTACCATCGGCGCATCGGCCGCTGTCTGCGGCCTGATCGGTGCTGCCATGTATTACGGCAAAAGCCGGGGCGGCACCTATGGACAGATGATTTACAAGCAGACCGGCGGCTGGGTCATCTCCATTATCCTGTTCGGAATGCTGATGCCGGGTATCAACAACTGGGGCCATGCCGGAGGATTTGTTTCGGGTGCGATTCTCGCCTTTTTGCTGGGATATCATGAAAAGCGGAAAGAAAATCTGGCCCATAAGATGCTTGCCGCCGCATGTATGACCGGTACCGTCGGGATACTGATCTGGTCGGTGATGCAGGCACTGGCCTATTGA
- a CDS encoding FAD-dependent oxidoreductase — protein sequence MKNRKKIIVIGGSAAGPKAAAKARRLDQHADITIIQKDTDLSMASCGYPYYVSGEVKDRKSLISTAYGIIRDPDFFQTSKGIQAFIETEVSEIDRKNHTVTCKNLKTGEITRFDYDKLIIATGARAKLPPIAGNTLPGISTMHSMPDVDYLKTARDQGAIKQAIVIGGGLIGIEVCEALQISGIQVTVVEMLPQVLTFLDWELAKLVENHVRSKTAKVITDLAVSEFIGKEKLEAIKLSDGTSLPCELAVIAIGVSPNTTLARKAGLSIGKFGGIDVNKYMQTSDPDIYAIGDCVEVNNRITGNKTFAPMGDLANLQGRVAGENAAAGNRVTFPGTIQTGICKVFDFSAGSTGLSETRARAAGFNIISVITAGPDKPAFMNGKPLVTKMVAEAVTGKVLGVQCVGLGDVSKQIGQAAMAIQGNLTVEDLSNADLPYAPPFSLAIDNLIATAHSLGNKMKGRLESISAVEVKSRLDNGKTPFILDIREQHEYDMIHLGIGEKLIPLGEVRSRMDELPQDKEREIICYCKVSLRGYETSLFLKANGWKNVKVMEGGILAWPFALEQ from the coding sequence ATGAAGAATCGAAAAAAAATTATTGTTATCGGCGGATCTGCCGCAGGTCCTAAAGCGGCCGCAAAAGCCCGTCGACTGGATCAGCATGCCGACATCACCATCATCCAGAAAGATACGGATCTTTCCATGGCATCATGCGGTTATCCTTATTATGTAAGCGGCGAAGTCAAAGACCGGAAAAGTCTGATATCAACGGCTTACGGTATCATCCGAGACCCTGATTTTTTTCAAACCTCCAAAGGCATCCAGGCCTTTATCGAAACCGAAGTCTCAGAGATCGACAGAAAAAATCACACCGTCACCTGTAAGAACCTGAAAACCGGTGAAATAACCCGCTTCGACTATGACAAGCTGATTATCGCCACCGGAGCCCGCGCAAAGTTGCCCCCCATTGCCGGCAACACCCTGCCCGGCATTTCAACGATGCATTCCATGCCCGATGTGGATTACCTGAAAACCGCCAGGGATCAGGGGGCCATAAAACAGGCGATTGTCATCGGCGGCGGGCTGATCGGCATAGAAGTCTGCGAAGCCCTCCAGATATCCGGCATCCAGGTAACCGTGGTTGAAATGCTGCCCCAGGTGCTGACATTTCTGGACTGGGAACTTGCCAAACTGGTTGAAAACCATGTCCGCAGCAAAACCGCAAAGGTGATTACGGATCTGGCGGTTTCCGAATTTATCGGCAAGGAAAAACTGGAGGCGATAAAACTGAGCGATGGAACTTCGCTGCCCTGCGAGCTGGCAGTAATCGCCATCGGCGTCAGCCCAAATACAACGCTGGCCCGGAAAGCAGGACTTTCCATCGGAAAATTCGGGGGAATCGATGTCAACAAATACATGCAGACCTCCGATCCGGACATTTACGCCATCGGGGACTGCGTTGAGGTCAATAATCGAATTACCGGCAACAAAACCTTTGCCCCCATGGGTGATCTGGCCAACCTTCAGGGACGCGTCGCCGGCGAGAATGCCGCAGCAGGCAACCGGGTTACCTTTCCGGGAACCATTCAAACCGGTATCTGCAAGGTATTTGATTTTTCTGCCGGCTCAACCGGGTTATCCGAAACCCGGGCCAGAGCTGCCGGGTTTAACATCATCTCTGTGATAACAGCCGGCCCGGACAAACCCGCCTTCATGAACGGCAAGCCCCTGGTCACCAAAATGGTCGCAGAGGCGGTTACCGGAAAAGTCCTGGGCGTTCAGTGTGTGGGTCTGGGCGATGTCAGCAAGCAGATCGGCCAGGCCGCCATGGCCATCCAGGGAAATTTGACCGTAGAGGATCTGTCCAATGCCGACCTGCCATATGCACCACCATTTTCTCTGGCCATCGACAACCTGATTGCCACCGCCCACAGCCTCGGCAACAAGATGAAAGGCCGGCTGGAGTCGATATCCGCCGTTGAGGTAAAAAGCAGACTCGATAACGGGAAAACCCCCTTTATTCTCGATATCCGTGAGCAGCACGAATACGACATGATACATCTTGGCATCGGAGAAAAACTGATCCCCCTCGGCGAAGTCCGCAGCCGCATGGATGAACTTCCTCAGGATAAGGAAAGAGAAATTATCTGCTACTGCAAGGTATCCCTCCGTGGCTATGAGACATCCCTGTTTCTGAAAGCCAACGGCTGGAAAAATGTCAAGGTCATGGAAGGCGGAATCCTCGCATGGCCGTTTGCGCTAGAACAGTAG
- a CDS encoding RNA polymerase sigma factor, giving the protein MTCVADDDIVKQVIGGNVNAFEYLLKKYQGHVMKIIRKHIPGSHADEAAQDVFVRAYQALPNYKKKDSFKPWLSVIAVRTCYDFWRKRYRSRERPMSELSDRHQDWLQQVLSDQSSLSYHDIVRKKEARELLDTALNQLSAEERIILELVHLEGLSGKEVSQLLGWSIANVKIRSYRARKKLHKILTPWIEETEGGRH; this is encoded by the coding sequence ATGACATGCGTAGCAGATGATGACATTGTCAAACAGGTCATTGGCGGCAATGTAAACGCCTTTGAATATCTGCTGAAAAAATATCAGGGGCATGTGATGAAAATTATCAGAAAACATATCCCCGGAAGCCATGCCGACGAAGCGGCTCAGGATGTTTTTGTGCGTGCCTATCAGGCGTTGCCGAATTACAAAAAAAAAGACAGCTTCAAACCGTGGCTGTCCGTCATTGCCGTCCGGACCTGTTATGATTTCTGGAGAAAACGATACCGATCCAGGGAAAGGCCCATGAGCGAACTGAGCGATCGGCATCAGGACTGGCTTCAACAGGTGTTGTCCGATCAATCGAGTCTGTCATACCATGACATTGTGCGGAAAAAAGAAGCCCGGGAGCTTCTGGATACCGCACTGAACCAATTATCCGCCGAAGAACGGATCATTCTCGAACTGGTGCATCTGGAGGGGCTGAGCGGAAAAGAAGTTTCCCAACTTCTGGGATGGAGCATTGCCAACGTAAAAATCCGATCCTATCGCGCCCGGAAAAAACTTCATAAAATATTGACACCATGGATTGAAGAAACCGAAGGGGGAAGACATTGA
- a CDS encoding NADH:flavin oxidoreductase produces MSILFDTTKMNNMILKNRFVRSATWEGMATGDGFCTPELTRLMEALAEGRVGMIITGHAYVQRDGQAGPGQLGIYCDEQVEGLRQMTGAVHHAGGKIVLQLAHAGCQAVTQLTGHPAKGPSSPAGEPDGDVREMTRDQIRQMVESFGDGARRALEAGFDGVQIHAAHGYLLNQFLSPYFNKRTDEYGGSPENRYRLIVQIYRRVRAIAGKDYPVLIKLNSEDFLPDGFSLDEMIRLSGVLEKEGIDAIEMSGGTRYSGKYIFSRPGKIASEDEAYYRKAAIRYKQQIHVPLILVGGIRSFPVAEALVNDGVADYISLCRPLICEPDLIRRWESGDLRSAACISDNLCYGPARDGKGIFCVTRERLAAGSKK; encoded by the coding sequence ATGTCGATTTTGTTTGATACCACGAAAATGAATAACATGATTCTGAAAAACCGGTTTGTCCGTTCGGCAACATGGGAGGGAATGGCGACCGGCGACGGGTTCTGTACGCCCGAACTTACCCGGTTAATGGAGGCGCTTGCCGAGGGCCGGGTGGGAATGATTATCACCGGCCATGCCTATGTTCAGCGTGACGGGCAGGCTGGCCCCGGGCAGCTGGGCATTTACTGCGATGAGCAGGTGGAAGGCCTCAGGCAGATGACCGGGGCGGTTCATCATGCGGGTGGAAAAATCGTTCTGCAGCTGGCGCATGCCGGGTGCCAGGCGGTAACTCAGCTGACCGGGCACCCGGCCAAAGGGCCTTCCTCGCCGGCCGGAGAACCTGATGGTGACGTCCGCGAGATGACGCGGGATCAAATCCGTCAGATGGTGGAATCATTTGGTGACGGCGCACGTCGTGCTCTGGAAGCCGGCTTTGACGGGGTGCAGATTCATGCTGCTCACGGGTACCTGCTGAATCAGTTTTTGTCCCCTTATTTTAATAAACGTACCGATGAATACGGTGGCAGTCCGGAAAATCGCTATCGATTGATCGTGCAGATCTATCGCAGGGTTCGGGCAATCGCAGGAAAGGATTATCCGGTATTGATCAAACTCAATTCGGAAGATTTTCTGCCGGATGGTTTCAGCCTGGATGAGATGATACGCCTGTCGGGCGTACTCGAAAAAGAGGGGATCGATGCCATTGAAATGAGTGGCGGGACGCGTTATTCCGGTAAATACATATTTTCCAGGCCGGGGAAAATCGCTTCAGAGGATGAGGCCTATTACCGTAAGGCGGCCATTCGGTATAAGCAGCAGATCCATGTGCCGTTGATCCTGGTCGGCGGAATCCGGTCTTTTCCGGTGGCTGAAGCGCTGGTAAACGATGGCGTGGCCGACTATATATCGCTGTGCCGTCCGCTGATCTGTGAGCCGGATCTGATCCGGCGCTGGGAGTCCGGTGACCTTCGAAGTGCCGCGTGTATTTCGGATAATCTGTGCTATGGCCCGGCCCGGGACGGTAAGGGGATTTTTTGCGTCACGCGGGAAAGGCTGGCAGCAGGCAGTAAGAAGTAG
- a CDS encoding Spy/CpxP family protein refolding chaperone: MKHTFKKRIGLLVFSILFLGISSASVQAFDHPMTGKRNFGMKMLNRLNLSESQQTRVNEILTKHQEETEAIRARLHEARQQLHSAISTDQFNETGVRQAWQQLSPLLEEMMVSRATVMSSVKSVLTPDQLNQYEQLKTTHLNKMRERRQMRKDIFRE; the protein is encoded by the coding sequence ATGAAACACACCTTTAAAAAACGAATCGGCCTGCTCGTATTTTCAATCCTCTTTCTGGGGATATCCTCCGCAAGTGTTCAAGCGTTTGATCATCCGATGACGGGGAAAAGGAATTTCGGCATGAAGATGTTAAACCGCCTGAACCTGTCCGAGTCTCAACAAACCAGAGTAAATGAGATCCTTACCAAACATCAGGAAGAAACTGAAGCGATCAGGGCTCGACTCCATGAAGCCAGACAGCAGCTTCATTCGGCAATCAGTACGGATCAATTCAATGAAACCGGAGTGCGTCAGGCCTGGCAGCAGCTGTCTCCGTTACTGGAAGAGATGATGGTATCACGGGCAACCGTCATGTCCAGCGTAAAATCCGTGCTGACTCCGGATCAGTTAAACCAGTATGAACAGCTGAAAACAACGCATCTGAACAAAATGCGGGAACGAAGACAAATGAGAAAAGACATCTTCCGCGAATAA
- a CDS encoding transposase, whose translation MARAKRHYIPGHIWHITHRCHKREFLLKFPKDRRRWIEWLFQAKKKYSGLSVLNYMVTSNHIHLLVFDNGGRNVIPDSIKLVAGRTGQEYNIRKSRKGAFWEDRYHATAVESNRYLRQCITYIDMNMVRAGVVDHPKQWEFCGYNEIQNPRKRKGIIDFDRLMNLLAFENHDDLKAAHCNWVESALQADNKGKENKWTQSIAVGSKTFINSIKQTLGFRAKGRNIVCADDTFELREALAPYGKATNPDSGNRFLWDQQPPSLISQF comes from the coding sequence ATGGCTCGCGCAAAAAGGCACTATATACCCGGCCATATCTGGCATATCACCCACCGCTGCCATAAAAGAGAATTTCTTCTGAAATTCCCAAAAGATCGACGCAGATGGATTGAGTGGCTATTCCAGGCAAAGAAAAAATACAGCGGGTTGAGCGTGTTAAATTATATGGTCACATCAAACCATATCCACCTGCTTGTATTTGATAATGGCGGCCGGAATGTCATCCCGGACTCAATAAAGTTGGTTGCCGGCAGAACCGGCCAGGAATACAATATCCGCAAAAGCAGGAAGGGGGCATTCTGGGAGGATCGTTATCATGCTACAGCCGTGGAAAGTAATCGCTATTTAAGGCAATGTATCACTTATATCGATATGAATATGGTTCGTGCCGGCGTGGTAGACCATCCCAAACAATGGGAGTTTTGTGGATATAATGAAATCCAGAACCCCAGAAAAAGAAAAGGCATTATTGATTTTGATCGTCTGATGAATTTGCTGGCATTTGAAAATCATGATGATTTAAAAGCTGCTCACTGCAATTGGGTGGAAAGTGCATTGCAGGCTGACAATAAAGGTAAGGAAAACAAGTGGACACAGAGCATCGCCGTCGGAAGTAAAACGTTTATCAACTCGATAAAACAAACCCTTGGGTTCAGGGCAAAAGGTAGAAACATAGTTTGTGCTGACGACACCTTTGAACTTCGGGAAGCTCTGGCGCCATATGGCAAAGCCACTAATCCGGATTCCGGAAACAGGTTTTTATGGGATCAACAGCCCCCATCCTTAATCAGCCAGTTTTGA
- a CDS encoding nucleoside deaminase has product MKNSFCLRSVLFLLLLICVLSQAPLADASVVIPGLDDIQARIDAFKPDPEHKDDIYGLIAVRDAITSLREGSGGIGACLINEKTGEVIARGRNRQYVPYFRSDLHAEMDLLDRYEDWMRKKGGSDSAENPRNCENLVLISSVEPCPMCLTRIINSGIKKMYYITPDESGGMVSRIDKLPPFWKDRAENCDYRPAQCSPEIQQIARDLFDYSMRVWAKKKAEKKFGVGPQ; this is encoded by the coding sequence ATGAAAAATTCATTTTGCTTACGGTCTGTGCTGTTTCTCCTGCTTTTGATATGTGTTTTGTCTCAAGCGCCTCTGGCAGATGCTTCGGTTGTAATCCCCGGACTGGATGATATCCAGGCCCGCATCGATGCCTTTAAGCCCGATCCCGAACACAAGGATGATATCTACGGCCTTATAGCCGTCAGGGATGCCATCACGTCATTAAGGGAAGGATCCGGCGGTATCGGCGCGTGCCTGATCAATGAAAAAACCGGCGAAGTTATCGCACGGGGAAGAAACCGCCAGTATGTACCGTATTTCAGAAGCGATCTTCACGCGGAAATGGACCTGCTGGACCGTTACGAAGACTGGATGAGGAAAAAAGGCGGCTCCGATTCCGCGGAAAATCCCCGCAATTGTGAAAACCTGGTGCTGATCAGTTCCGTGGAACCCTGCCCCATGTGCCTGACACGGATTATTAATTCAGGTATAAAAAAGATGTATTATATCACGCCGGATGAAAGCGGCGGCATGGTCAGCCGAATAGACAAACTGCCGCCGTTCTGGAAAGACCGTGCGGAAAACTGCGATTACCGGCCGGCACAATGCTCGCCGGAGATTCAGCAAATCGCCAGAGATCTTTTTGATTATTCCATGCGGGTATGGGCAAAGAAAAAGGCGGAAAAAAAGTTTGGGGTCGGGCCACAGTAA